The following coding sequences lie in one Chelonia mydas isolate rCheMyd1 chromosome 6, rCheMyd1.pri.v2, whole genome shotgun sequence genomic window:
- the ZFYVE21 gene encoding zinc finger FYVE domain-containing protein 21 isoform X1, translating into MSGGEACDGKKLVRSSSGLRMVPEHHAARSPFGLDEPPWVPDKDCPRCMQCETKFDFITRKHHCRRCGKCFCDKCCSKKVPLSRMCFVDPVRQCAECALISQKETEFYDKQLKVLMNGATFCVARGTSEKSEMMVCRLSNNQRYLFLDGDSHYEIEIAQISTVQILTEGFTPGEKDIHTYTSLLESQHITEGGNTRATGMLLQYKVPGSEELTQIKFTASEDFNSNKKLSAAWLAAMHKAAKLLYESRDQ; encoded by the exons ATGTCGGGCGGGGAGGCCTGCGATGGAAAGAAGCTGGTTCGCTCGTCCAGCGGTCTCCGCATGGTACCCGAACACCACGCCGCCCGCAGCCCTTTCGGCCTGGACGAGCCGCCTTGGGTGCCCGATAAGGAC TGTCCAAGATGTATGCAGTGTGAAACTAAGTTTGATTTCATAACCAGAAAG CACCACTGCCGGAGATGTGGGAAGTGCTTTTGTGACAAGTGCTGCAGTAAAAAAGTGCCTCTGTCTCGTATGTGCTTTGTAGATCCTGTGCGTCAGTGTGCCGAATGTGCTCTCATCTCTCAGAAAGAAACGGAATTTTATGACAAGCAGCTTAAAGTGCTTATGAATG GTGCTACATTCTGTGTTGCTCGGGGAACATCAGAAAAATCTGAGATGATGGTTTGTCGACTTTCCAACAACCAGAG ATATCTGTTTCTGGATGGAGACAGCCATTATGAAATTGAAATTGCACAGATTTCGACTGTCCAGATTCTTACCGAGGGATTTACTCCTGGAG AAAAAGATATTCACACTTATACCAGCCTTCTGGAGAGCCAACACATTACTGAAG GAGGCAATACTCGTGCCACAGGTATGCTCCTGCAGTATAAGGTACCAGGGTCAGAGGAGCTCACACAGATAAAATTTACTGCCAGTGAAGACTTCAATTCCAACAAGAAGCTGTCAGCAGCCTGGCTAGCAGCTATGCATAAG GCAGCAAAACTCCTTTATGAATCCCGGGACCAATAA
- the ZFYVE21 gene encoding zinc finger FYVE domain-containing protein 21 isoform X3 — translation MQCETKFDFITRKHHCRRCGKCFCDKCCSKKVPLSRMCFVDPVRQCAECALISQKETEFYDKQLKVLMNGATFCVARGTSEKSEMMVCRLSNNQRYLFLDGDSHYEIEIAQISTVQILTEGFTPGEKDIHTYTSLLESQHITEGGNTRATGMLLQYKVPGSEELTQIKFTASEDFNSNKKLSAAWLAAMHKAAKLLYESRDQ, via the exons ATGCAGTGTGAAACTAAGTTTGATTTCATAACCAGAAAG CACCACTGCCGGAGATGTGGGAAGTGCTTTTGTGACAAGTGCTGCAGTAAAAAAGTGCCTCTGTCTCGTATGTGCTTTGTAGATCCTGTGCGTCAGTGTGCCGAATGTGCTCTCATCTCTCAGAAAGAAACGGAATTTTATGACAAGCAGCTTAAAGTGCTTATGAATG GTGCTACATTCTGTGTTGCTCGGGGAACATCAGAAAAATCTGAGATGATGGTTTGTCGACTTTCCAACAACCAGAG ATATCTGTTTCTGGATGGAGACAGCCATTATGAAATTGAAATTGCACAGATTTCGACTGTCCAGATTCTTACCGAGGGATTTACTCCTGGAG AAAAAGATATTCACACTTATACCAGCCTTCTGGAGAGCCAACACATTACTGAAG GAGGCAATACTCGTGCCACAGGTATGCTCCTGCAGTATAAGGTACCAGGGTCAGAGGAGCTCACACAGATAAAATTTACTGCCAGTGAAGACTTCAATTCCAACAAGAAGCTGTCAGCAGCCTGGCTAGCAGCTATGCATAAG GCAGCAAAACTCCTTTATGAATCCCGGGACCAATAA
- the ZFYVE21 gene encoding zinc finger FYVE domain-containing protein 21 isoform X2: MSGGEACDGKKLVRSSSGLRMVPEHHAARSPFGLDEPPWVPDKDCPRCMQCETKFDFITRKHHCRRCGKCFCDKCCSKKVPLSRMCFVDPVRQCAECALISQKETEFYDKQLKVLMNGATFCVARGTSEKSEMMVCRLSNNQRYLFLDGDSHYEIEIAQISTVQILTEGFTPGGGNTRATGMLLQYKVPGSEELTQIKFTASEDFNSNKKLSAAWLAAMHKAAKLLYESRDQ, translated from the exons ATGTCGGGCGGGGAGGCCTGCGATGGAAAGAAGCTGGTTCGCTCGTCCAGCGGTCTCCGCATGGTACCCGAACACCACGCCGCCCGCAGCCCTTTCGGCCTGGACGAGCCGCCTTGGGTGCCCGATAAGGAC TGTCCAAGATGTATGCAGTGTGAAACTAAGTTTGATTTCATAACCAGAAAG CACCACTGCCGGAGATGTGGGAAGTGCTTTTGTGACAAGTGCTGCAGTAAAAAAGTGCCTCTGTCTCGTATGTGCTTTGTAGATCCTGTGCGTCAGTGTGCCGAATGTGCTCTCATCTCTCAGAAAGAAACGGAATTTTATGACAAGCAGCTTAAAGTGCTTATGAATG GTGCTACATTCTGTGTTGCTCGGGGAACATCAGAAAAATCTGAGATGATGGTTTGTCGACTTTCCAACAACCAGAG ATATCTGTTTCTGGATGGAGACAGCCATTATGAAATTGAAATTGCACAGATTTCGACTGTCCAGATTCTTACCGAGGGATTTACTCCTGGAG GAGGCAATACTCGTGCCACAGGTATGCTCCTGCAGTATAAGGTACCAGGGTCAGAGGAGCTCACACAGATAAAATTTACTGCCAGTGAAGACTTCAATTCCAACAAGAAGCTGTCAGCAGCCTGGCTAGCAGCTATGCATAAG GCAGCAAAACTCCTTTATGAATCCCGGGACCAATAA